In Metopolophium dirhodum isolate CAU chromosome 7, ASM1992520v1, whole genome shotgun sequence, one genomic interval encodes:
- the LOC132948817 gene encoding GATOR complex protein WDR59: protein MATRWSSDYNAIEIRDFDAHRMAIDYTGSIVLLAGRKKYGIVEIYKSSNILFPRTCKYEIKALEWNPTYHNQHICALAQSTQLQLLSLRNNVNLASSTRLNSHTRAILDINWHASDPNILASSSMDSFVNIWDIRDNTRPALSLSAIIPALRVRWNHLTKHLIATAHGGEVKIWDQRKAANPIHYITAHLSNIHCLDWSYTNENQLVTCSQDCTVKFFEINNLKKTENVLNTVTPVWSAKYTPFGDGILIVLVPPEKRVDNNLILWNLSSINSPVHTFVGHSDTILEFQWMKNNEDKTSEYEFITWSKDQTMRLWHVVSFLQEMPMDYIEKSCDDNLDIDQNAPTSDTSNVSNDALNDIDNVNFESEGRDGSFSMSASDDSYNTEVGEEPIVNLHKEFLSLNVGSEIFIEQKDPDRRILIALVKVNNNSITIHMTFPLDYPVNVEPQFQITKSTYDASMKNKIHKVLYDSAIKQVSKNLTCVQFCLRELVVSLRKSRISFSESQFSEDDKKTYSMYSQSPSHYERTSTYISNQDTCNILQHKTMGLKFCNNGALLWFNSPLKRKSDIFPSISLQKIDSANHTPLQKLQPYWFSNKNSPTDGSSRSSRSYRKDKLDKPIVSIYDVSSLFSINKDLASKYELDVSNVFSTCLKNAWITNGFKRKDLVQTWTLAAYACNTKCNVKKKVTSSIDQINNWRNHPFTIDMIDSLISHYAGHSDYQTAALLCCVFNPNPALKNIEQDRTPTPVYTRSNSLSEGFTFSRGLEESTECYEISDQGLLLEDSDAQKNVHYDVYKKIYMDVLDNLGLLDQQTSVKKFLKQQTQKSSAFFFKFIVECLKCNDSVKDGYCLQCQQFSLKCTLCNSTVRGAAHVCLKCGHGGHANHLIQWFSKESLCAVNCGCYCLFETMSILHIKKYDSKED from the coding sequence ATGGCTACAAGGTGGAGTAGTGACTATAATGCTATTGAAATTAGAGATTTTGATGCTCATAGAATGGCTATAGACTATACTGGTTCTATAGTATTGTTAGCTGGCCGTAAAAAATATGGTAttgttgaaatttataaatcatcaaatattctATTTCCTAGAActtgtaaatatgaaattaaagcTCTTGAGTGGAATCCGACATATCACAACCAACATATTTGTGCATTGGCACAGAGCACTCAATTGCAATTACTTAGTTTGAGAAACAATGTTAATCTAGCTTCTTCGACAAGATTAAATAGCCACACACGAGCTATATTAGACATAAATTGGCATGCCTCTGATCCAAATATTCTGGCTTCGTCATCTATGGAttcatttgtaaatatttgggACATTAGAGACAACACTAGACCAGCTTTATCTCTTTCAGCTATTATTCCTGCCTTACGAGTGCGGTGGAATCATTTAACTAAACACTTGATAGCTACTGCTCATGGTGGGGAAGTCAAAATATGGGATCAGAGAAAAGCTGCAAATCCAATTCATTATATTACAGCCCATCTCAGTAATATACATTGTTTGGATTGGAGTTATACAAATGAAAATCAATTAGTCACTTGTAGTCAAGATTGTACTGTTAAGTTTTTcgaaataaataatcttaaaaagacagaaaatgttttgaatactgTCACGCCCGTTTGGAGTGCTAAATATACACCTTTTGGCGAtggtatattaattgttttggtTCCTCCAGAGAAAAGAGTGGACAATAATCTAATATTGTGGAATTTGAGTTCTATTAATTCACCTGTTCATACATTTGTTGGTCATTCAGATACAATATTAGAGTTTCAATGGatgaaaaataatgaagatAAAACATCtgaatatgaatttataacatGGTCAAAAGATCAGACCATGAGATTATGGCACGTTGTGTCATTTCTTCAGGAAATGCCTATGGATTATATCGAAAAATCGTGTGACGATAATTTGGATATTGATCAAAATGCACCAACTTCCGACACAAGTAATGTGTCCAATGATGCACTTAATGACATTGATAATGTAAACTTTGAAAGTGAAGGTCGAGATGGAAGTTTTTCTATGTCTGCTAGTGATGATTCTTATAATACTGAAGTTGGTGAGGAACCTATTGTAAATTTACACAAAGAGTTTCTTTCTTTGAATGTTGGTTCAGAAATCTTCATTGAACAAAAAGATCCAGATCGACGTATATTAATAGCTTTGGTAAaagtcaataataattcaataactatACATATGACATTTCCATTAGATTACCCTGTAAACGTCGAACCTCAGTTTCAAATTACCAAAAGTACTTATGATGCaagcatgaaaaataaaattcataaagtACTATATGATTCAGCTATAAAACAAGTGTCTAAAAACTTGACTTGTGTGCAGTTTTGTCTTCGTGAACTTGTTGTGTCTCTAAGAAAGTCCCGGATATCATTTTCGGAATCTCAATTTTCTGAAGACGATAAGAAAACATACTCAATGTATTCACAATCGCCATCACATTATGAACGTACAAGTACTTACATATCTAACCAAGACACTTGTAATATTCTACAGCATAAAACAATGGgtttaaaattttgtaacaaTGGCGCATTACTGTGGTTTAATAGTCCGCTAAAAAGGAAATCTGATATTTTCCCGTCTATTTCTCTACAAAAAATTGACAGTGCAAATCACACTCCACTACAAAAGCTTCAACCTTACTggtttagtaataaaaattctCCCACTGATGGAAGTAGTCGAAGCTCAAGAAGTTATAGAAAAGACAAGCTAGATAAACCAATAGTTTCAATTTATGATGTGTCgagtttattttcaataaataaggATTTAGCATCAAAATATGAACTAGATGTATCTAATGTTTTCAGTACTTGTTTGAAAAATGCTTGGATTACAAATGGCTTTAAAAGAAAAGATTTAGTTCAAACTTGGACACTGGCTGCATATGCCTgcaatacaaaatgtaatgtaaaaaaaaaagttacatcGTCCAttgatcaaattaataattggaGAAATCATCCATTCACCATTGATATGATTGATTCATTAATCTCACATTATGCCGGCCATTCTGATTATCAAACCGCTGCTTTATTATGTTGTGTGTTTAATCCAAATCCggctttgaaaaatattgaacagGATAGAACACCTACACCCGTGTATACGCGCTCAAATAGTCTGTCAGAAGGTTTCACATTTTCTAGGGGACTAGAAGAATCAACCGAATGTTATGAAATTTCTGATCAAGGATTACTGTTAGAGGATTCTGATGCCCAGAAAAATGTGCATTAtgatgtatacaaaaaaatatatatggacGTATTAGATAATTTAGGTTTACTAGATCAGCAAACCAGtgttaaaaaatttttgaaacaaCAAACTCAAAAGAGTAGtgcgttttttttcaaattcattgttgaatgtttaaaatgtaatgactCAGTTAAAGATGGATACTGTCTTCAGTGTCAACAGTTTAGTCTGAAGTGTACATTATGTAATTCTACTGTAAGAGGTGCAGCTCATGTTTGTCTAAAATGTGGACATGGTGGTCATGCTAATCATTTGATTCAATGGTTTAGTAAAGAATCTTTATGCGCTGTAAATTGTGgatgttattgtttatttgaaaCAATGTCTATacttcatattaaaaaatatgactcTAAAGAAGATTGA